A genomic window from Glycine soja cultivar W05 chromosome 10, ASM419377v2, whole genome shotgun sequence includes:
- the LOC114369388 gene encoding FHA domain-containing protein PS1-like isoform X2: MAEKKNPEQEEQHRFPVLTVLKNNAILKNIFIVLDEHDEDQTVLIGRHPNCNIVLTHPSVSRFHLRIRSNPSSRTLSLVDLASVQGTWVRGRKLEPGVSVELKEGDTFTVGISTRIYRLSWAPLTQLGVVVPQQHQKEDEQENIIKDENLEHTAEQDIPMSEDIVSVCCDEERKIHSEDEALGVPNGTETSCFPTNSCVENIICDCQLSPPYIQSPPCAQPVDELDNTKKIEARLEVEMPGETNLLCTLREYLKHNICLPVVEAVQGTKMQQFQAPHDTFTGQPPSLEMHWSSFQINIDPSSFDEKHAAAVPVIPTESEFGCTHGDNDKVEGILTTAPRSFNSENTCLIVDEDIPDSEFHKMEVVEEVSVDSVPDGEKQDEMHGSSSPTNLDPAFLDEKHVAAVAVIPTESEFGCTYGDNDKVEDILTTGSRTFNSENTCLIVDKDIPDSEFHQMEVVEEISVDSVPDEEKQDECDEENLNGKSCREEGYSLDEVVEDNGNKCIKNIDPASFDGKGLTAVSVIPTEFEFGCTLGDNERIEDILEMESRTINSENTSLLDEKAIAVTKFQLVNIVEEGGYSLDEVVEDNGNKCIKNIDPASFDGKGLAAVTVIPSESEFGCTLGDNERIEDILEMESRTINSENTSLLDENAIAVTKFQVVNIVEEVAMDSISDGNKCIKNIDPASFDGKGLAAVTVIPSESEFGCTLGDNERIEDILEMESRTINSENTSLLDENAIAVTKFQVVNIVEEVAMDSISDGEKQDKCGKELESKLPASLNAKSCHEQGKSVAEIAEDTGKKCASSISSTSFQVESPNSSMPREQTPQSLTAVTRCSGGEFLENHVKPTEKSSAFGSIWSRCKPASAPLVQARKSRFMSTAKVGTEVKRSNEKNVAINKLMPKDLSAVFDEEKEAFILNKENLSPNTYHLQFMRKRDKPEEIKHSISQRSPNLSYFSPRIYLDKRISSVSNKVNQTPKVAQEWKSQRKPLQCHINLVHEQDMMELKKNRVEKVAPFPSLMNSGGNHKSVTVSAAKSIDDVPICGQISNKCTKTSHTSREQKRSWDMVVDTASLLNKESRKALQLLQGLKGTRLIIPSLVIRELGSMKQKFRIFRTTSEASLALEWIEECLEKTRWWIHIQSSMEEFRLTALTHHASPQTRFIEESWAFPGFTLKKCASPKVEDHILDSALQYGRKENVGQLVLLSSDVSLKIKSMAKGLLCETVQQFRQSLVNPFSERFMWPKSSPRGLTWSCQDDLVLREKYCGLPSKAGLKLITFHD; the protein is encoded by the exons aTGGCAGAAAAGAAGAACCCAGAACAAGAAGAACAACACCGATTCCCAGTTCTGACAGTGCTCAAGAACAACGCAATCCTCAAGAACATCTTCATCGTACTCGATGAACACGACGAGGATCAGACGGTTCTGATTGGACGACACCCTAACTGCAACATCGTCCTCACGCACCCCAGCGTGAGCCGCTTCCACCTCAGGATTCGCTCCAACCCCTCTTCCCGCACTCTTTCACTCGTTGATTTGGCTTCTG TGCAGGGTACGTGGGTGCGTGGGAGGAAGCTCGAGCCAGGAGTGAGTGTAGAATTGAAGGAAGGTGACACCTTCACTGTTGGGATTTCCACTAGGATTTATCGTCTCAGCTGGGCTCCTCTTACCCAATTGGGTGTCGTTGTGCCCCAACAACATCAAAAAGAAGATGAACAAGAAAACATAATCAAG GATGAGAATTTGGAACACACTGCAGAACAAGATATTCCGATGTCTGAAGACATTGTTTCTGTTTGTTGTGATGAAGAAAGGAAGATCCATTCTGAAGATGAGGCATTGGGAGTTCCCAATGGAACTGAAACATCATGTTTTCCTACAAACTCTTGTGTTGAAAACATAATTTGTGACTGTCAATTATCACCCCCATACATACAATCACCCCCTTGTGCACAACCGGTTGATGAGCTTGATAACACCAAGAAAATTGAAGCTCGTCTCGAAGTGGAGATGCCTGGAGAAACTAATTTGCTTTGCACATTGAGGGAATATTTGAAACACAACATATGTCTGCCAGTTGTGGAAGCAGTCCAGGGGACCAAGATGCAGCAATTTCAAGCCCCACATGATACTTTTACCGGACAACCACCTTCCTTGGAAATGCATTGGTCCAGCtttcaaataaatattgatCCTTCGTCTTTTGATGAAAAACATGCTGCTGCAGTGCCTGTAATACCTACAGAATCTGAATTTGGATGCACACATGGAGATAATGACAAGGTTGAAGGTATTTTAACTACTGCACCAAGAAGTTTCAATTCTGAGAACACATGTTTGATAGTTGACGAAGATATCCCTGATTCTGAATTTCATAAAATGGAAGTTGTTGAAGAAGTTTCTGTGGATTCAGTACCTGATGGAGAAAAACAAGATGAAATGCATGGGTCAAGCTCACCTACAAATCTTGATCCCGCGTTTTTAGATGAAAAACATGTTGCTGCAGTGGCTGTAATACCTACAGAATCTGAATTTGGATGCACATACGGAGATAATGACAAAGTTGAAGATATTTTAACTACTGGATCAAGAACATTCAATTCTGAGAACACATGCTTGATAGTTGACAAAGATATTCCTGATTCTGAATTTCATCAAATGGAAGTTGTTGAAGAAATATCTGTGGATTCAGTACCTGATGAAGAAAAACAAGATGAATGCGATGAAGAGAACCTGAATGGTAAATCTTGCCGTGAGGAAGGGTACTCACTAGATGAAGTAGTTGAAGATAATGGAAACAAATGCATTAAAAACATAGATCCTGCATCTTTTGATGGAAAGGGCTTGACTGCAGTATCTGTAATACCCACAGAATTTGAATTTGGATGCACACTCGGAGATAATGAAAGGATTGAAGATATTTTAGAAATGGAGTCAAGAACTATCAATTCTGAGAACACATCCTTACTAGATGAGAAAGCTATTGCTGTTACCAAATTTCAACTAGTCAATATTGTTGAGGAAGGGGGGTACTCACTGGATGAAGTAGTTGAAGATAATGGAAACAAATGCATTAAAAACATAGATCCTGCATCTTTTGATGGAAAGGGCTTGGCTGCAGTAACTGTAATACCCTCAGAATCTGAATTTGGATGCACACTCGGAGATAATGAAAGGATTGAAGATATTTTAGAAATGGAGTCAAGAACTATCAATTCTGAGAACACATCCTTGCTAGATGAGAATGCTATTGCTGTTACCAAATTTCAAGTAGTCAATATTGTTGAAGAAGTTGCTATGGATTCAATATCTGATGGAAACAAATGCATTAAAAACATAGATCCTGCATCTTTTGATGGAAAGGGCTTGGCTGCAGTAACTGTAATACCCTCAGAATCTGAATTTGGATGCACACTCGGAGATAATGAAAGGATTGAAGATATTTTAGAAATGGAGTCAAGAACTATCAATTCTGAAAACACATCCTTGCTAGATGAGAATGCTATTGCTGTTACCAAATTTCAAGTAGTCAATATTGTTGAAGAAGTTGCTATGGATTCAATATCTGATGGAGAAAAACAAGATAAATGTGGGAAGGAGTTGGAGTCAAAGTTGCCGGCTTCCCTGAATGCGAAGTCCTGTCACGAACAAGGTAAGTCAGTGGCTGAGATAGCTGAAGATACTGGAAAAAAATGTGCAAGCAGCATCTCCTCCACATCATTTCAAGTAGAATCACCAAATTCTTCGATGCCTCGGGAACAGACCCCTCAATCTCTCACTGCTGTGACAAGATGCTCTGGAGGGGAGTTCCTTGAAAACCATGTCAAACCAACAGAGAAAAGCTCAGCCTTTGGCAGTATCTGGTCAAGGTGTAAGCCTGCTAGTGCTCCCCTAGTTCAAGCCAGAAAGAGTAGATTTATGAGCACAGCTAAGGTTGGCACTGAAGTTAAAAGGAGTAATGAGAAGAATGTtgccataaataaattaatgccgAAGGATCTTTCTGCTGTTTTTGATGAGGAGAAAGaagcattcattctaaataaggAAAATTTAAGCCCAAATACCTATCACTTGCAGTTTATGAGAAAGAGAGATAAGCCAGAAGAAATTAAACATTCCATATCACAAAGGTCACCCAATTTGAGCTATTTTAGTCCCAGGATCTATTTAGACAAAAGAATAAGCAGTGTTTCAAACAAAGTGAACCAGACTCCAAAAGTAGCTCAAGAATGGAAGTCACAAAGAAAGCCTCTTCAATGTCATATCAACTTGGTCCATGAGCAAGATATGATGGAGTTAAAAAAGAACAGAGTGGAAAAGGTAGCACCCTTCCCATCACTAATGAACTCAGGAGGGAACCATAAATCAGTGACTGTTTCTGCTGCAAAAAGCATTGATGATGTGCCTATTTGTGGACAGATTTCAAATAAGTGCACTAAAACTTCT CATACTAGTAGAGAACAAAAGAGGAGCTGGGACATGGTTGTAGACACTGCTTCTCTTCTGAACAAGGAGTCAAGGAAAGCTTTGCAGCTTCTACAAGGCCTCAAGGGGACTCGTTTAATCATTCCAAGTTTGG TCATAAGGGAACTCGGCAGCATGAAgcaaaaatttagaattttcagAACAACTTCAGAGGCTTCTTTGGCATTAGAGTGGATTGAAGAATGCTTGGAGAAAACAAGGTGGTGGATTCATATCCAAAGCTCAATGGAGGAGTTCAGGCTGACAGCTCTAACCCATCATGCTTCTCCTCAGACTCGGTTTATTGAAGAGAGTTGGGCTTTTCCTGGTTTCACCTTGAAGAAATGTGCTTCACCTAAAGTTGAAGATCACATCCTTGACTCTGCCCTTCAATATGGAAGAAAGGAGAATGTTGGACAACTTGTCCTTCTTAGTAGTGATGtctcattgaaaataaaatccatGGCAAAG GGGTTGCTATGTGAGACAGTGCAACAATTTCGGCAGAGTTTAGTGAACCCCTTCTCTGAGAGGTTCATGTGGCCAAAGAGCTCTCCTCGAGGACTGACTTGGTCTTGCCAAGATGATTTAGTTTTAAGGGAGAAATATTGTGGATTGCCATCAAAAGCTGGTTTGAAGCTCATTACTTTCCATGATTAG
- the LOC114369388 gene encoding FHA domain-containing protein PS1-like isoform X4, producing MAEKKNPEQEEQHRFPVLTVLKNNAILKNIFIVLDEHDEDQTVLIGRHPNCNIVLTHPSVSRFHLRIRSNPSSRTLSLVDLASVQGTWVRGRKLEPGVSVELKEGDTFTVGISTRIYRLSWAPLTQLGVVVPQQHQKEDEQENIIKDENLEHTAEQDIPMSEDIVSVCCDEERKIHSEDEALGVPNGTETSCFPTNSCVENIICDCQLSPPYIQSPPCAQPVDELDNTKKIEARLEVEMPGETNLLCTLREYLKHNICLPVVEAVQGTKMQQFQAPHDTFTGQPPSLEMHWSSFQINIDPSSFDEKHAAAVPVIPTESEFGCTHGDNDKVEGILTTAPRSFNSENTCLIVDEDIPDSEFHKMEVVEEVSVDSVPDGEKQDEMHGSSSPTNLDPAFLDEKHVAAVAVIPTESEFGCTYGDNDKVEDILTTGSRTFNSENTCLIVDKDIPDSEFHQMEVVEEISVDSVPDEEKQDECDEENLNGKSCREEGYSLDEVVEDNGNKCIKNIDPASFDGKGLAAVTVIPSESEFGCTLGDNERIEDILEMESRTINSENTSLLDENAIAVTKFQVVNIVEEVAMDSISDGNKCIKNIDPASFDGKGLAAVTVIPSESEFGCTLGDNERIEDILEMESRTINSENTSLLDENAIAVTKFQVVNIVEEVAMDSISDGEKQDKCGKELESKLPASLNAKSCHEQGKSVAEIAEDTGKKCASSISSTSFQVESPNSSMPREQTPQSLTAVTRCSGGEFLENHVKPTEKSSAFGSIWSRCKPASAPLVQARKSRFMSTAKVGTEVKRSNEKNVAINKLMPKDLSAVFDEEKEAFILNKENLSPNTYHLQFMRKRDKPEEIKHSISQRSPNLSYFSPRIYLDKRISSVSNKVNQTPKVAQEWKSQRKPLQCHINLVHEQDMMELKKNRVEKVAPFPSLMNSGGNHKSVTVSAAKSIDDVPICGQISNKCTKTSQHTSREQKRSWDMVVDTASLLNKESRKALQLLQGLKGTRLIIPSLVIRELGSMKQKFRIFRTTSEASLALEWIEECLEKTRWWIHIQSSMEEFRLTALTHHASPQTRFIEESWAFPGFTLKKCASPKVEDHILDSALQYGRKENVGQLVLLSSDVSLKIKSMAKGLLCETVQQFRQSLVNPFSERFMWPKSSPRGLTWSCQDDLVLREKYCGLPSKAGLKLITFHD from the exons aTGGCAGAAAAGAAGAACCCAGAACAAGAAGAACAACACCGATTCCCAGTTCTGACAGTGCTCAAGAACAACGCAATCCTCAAGAACATCTTCATCGTACTCGATGAACACGACGAGGATCAGACGGTTCTGATTGGACGACACCCTAACTGCAACATCGTCCTCACGCACCCCAGCGTGAGCCGCTTCCACCTCAGGATTCGCTCCAACCCCTCTTCCCGCACTCTTTCACTCGTTGATTTGGCTTCTG TGCAGGGTACGTGGGTGCGTGGGAGGAAGCTCGAGCCAGGAGTGAGTGTAGAATTGAAGGAAGGTGACACCTTCACTGTTGGGATTTCCACTAGGATTTATCGTCTCAGCTGGGCTCCTCTTACCCAATTGGGTGTCGTTGTGCCCCAACAACATCAAAAAGAAGATGAACAAGAAAACATAATCAAG GATGAGAATTTGGAACACACTGCAGAACAAGATATTCCGATGTCTGAAGACATTGTTTCTGTTTGTTGTGATGAAGAAAGGAAGATCCATTCTGAAGATGAGGCATTGGGAGTTCCCAATGGAACTGAAACATCATGTTTTCCTACAAACTCTTGTGTTGAAAACATAATTTGTGACTGTCAATTATCACCCCCATACATACAATCACCCCCTTGTGCACAACCGGTTGATGAGCTTGATAACACCAAGAAAATTGAAGCTCGTCTCGAAGTGGAGATGCCTGGAGAAACTAATTTGCTTTGCACATTGAGGGAATATTTGAAACACAACATATGTCTGCCAGTTGTGGAAGCAGTCCAGGGGACCAAGATGCAGCAATTTCAAGCCCCACATGATACTTTTACCGGACAACCACCTTCCTTGGAAATGCATTGGTCCAGCtttcaaataaatattgatCCTTCGTCTTTTGATGAAAAACATGCTGCTGCAGTGCCTGTAATACCTACAGAATCTGAATTTGGATGCACACATGGAGATAATGACAAGGTTGAAGGTATTTTAACTACTGCACCAAGAAGTTTCAATTCTGAGAACACATGTTTGATAGTTGACGAAGATATCCCTGATTCTGAATTTCATAAAATGGAAGTTGTTGAAGAAGTTTCTGTGGATTCAGTACCTGATGGAGAAAAACAAGATGAAATGCATGGGTCAAGCTCACCTACAAATCTTGATCCCGCGTTTTTAGATGAAAAACATGTTGCTGCAGTGGCTGTAATACCTACAGAATCTGAATTTGGATGCACATACGGAGATAATGACAAAGTTGAAGATATTTTAACTACTGGATCAAGAACATTCAATTCTGAGAACACATGCTTGATAGTTGACAAAGATATTCCTGATTCTGAATTTCATCAAATGGAAGTTGTTGAAGAAATATCTGTGGATTCAGTACCTGATGAAGAAAAACAAGATGAATGCGATGAAGAGAACCTGAATGGTAAATCTTGCCGTGAGGAAGGGTACTCACTAGATGAAGTAGTTGAAG ATAATGGAAACAAATGCATTAAAAACATAGATCCTGCATCTTTTGATGGAAAGGGCTTGGCTGCAGTAACTGTAATACCCTCAGAATCTGAATTTGGATGCACACTCGGAGATAATGAAAGGATTGAAGATATTTTAGAAATGGAGTCAAGAACTATCAATTCTGAGAACACATCCTTGCTAGATGAGAATGCTATTGCTGTTACCAAATTTCAAGTAGTCAATATTGTTGAAGAAGTTGCTATGGATTCAATATCTGATGGAAACAAATGCATTAAAAACATAGATCCTGCATCTTTTGATGGAAAGGGCTTGGCTGCAGTAACTGTAATACCCTCAGAATCTGAATTTGGATGCACACTCGGAGATAATGAAAGGATTGAAGATATTTTAGAAATGGAGTCAAGAACTATCAATTCTGAAAACACATCCTTGCTAGATGAGAATGCTATTGCTGTTACCAAATTTCAAGTAGTCAATATTGTTGAAGAAGTTGCTATGGATTCAATATCTGATGGAGAAAAACAAGATAAATGTGGGAAGGAGTTGGAGTCAAAGTTGCCGGCTTCCCTGAATGCGAAGTCCTGTCACGAACAAGGTAAGTCAGTGGCTGAGATAGCTGAAGATACTGGAAAAAAATGTGCAAGCAGCATCTCCTCCACATCATTTCAAGTAGAATCACCAAATTCTTCGATGCCTCGGGAACAGACCCCTCAATCTCTCACTGCTGTGACAAGATGCTCTGGAGGGGAGTTCCTTGAAAACCATGTCAAACCAACAGAGAAAAGCTCAGCCTTTGGCAGTATCTGGTCAAGGTGTAAGCCTGCTAGTGCTCCCCTAGTTCAAGCCAGAAAGAGTAGATTTATGAGCACAGCTAAGGTTGGCACTGAAGTTAAAAGGAGTAATGAGAAGAATGTtgccataaataaattaatgccgAAGGATCTTTCTGCTGTTTTTGATGAGGAGAAAGaagcattcattctaaataaggAAAATTTAAGCCCAAATACCTATCACTTGCAGTTTATGAGAAAGAGAGATAAGCCAGAAGAAATTAAACATTCCATATCACAAAGGTCACCCAATTTGAGCTATTTTAGTCCCAGGATCTATTTAGACAAAAGAATAAGCAGTGTTTCAAACAAAGTGAACCAGACTCCAAAAGTAGCTCAAGAATGGAAGTCACAAAGAAAGCCTCTTCAATGTCATATCAACTTGGTCCATGAGCAAGATATGATGGAGTTAAAAAAGAACAGAGTGGAAAAGGTAGCACCCTTCCCATCACTAATGAACTCAGGAGGGAACCATAAATCAGTGACTGTTTCTGCTGCAAAAAGCATTGATGATGTGCCTATTTGTGGACAGATTTCAAATAAGTGCACTAAAACTTCT cAGCATACTAGTAGAGAACAAAAGAGGAGCTGGGACATGGTTGTAGACACTGCTTCTCTTCTGAACAAGGAGTCAAGGAAAGCTTTGCAGCTTCTACAAGGCCTCAAGGGGACTCGTTTAATCATTCCAAGTTTGG TCATAAGGGAACTCGGCAGCATGAAgcaaaaatttagaattttcagAACAACTTCAGAGGCTTCTTTGGCATTAGAGTGGATTGAAGAATGCTTGGAGAAAACAAGGTGGTGGATTCATATCCAAAGCTCAATGGAGGAGTTCAGGCTGACAGCTCTAACCCATCATGCTTCTCCTCAGACTCGGTTTATTGAAGAGAGTTGGGCTTTTCCTGGTTTCACCTTGAAGAAATGTGCTTCACCTAAAGTTGAAGATCACATCCTTGACTCTGCCCTTCAATATGGAAGAAAGGAGAATGTTGGACAACTTGTCCTTCTTAGTAGTGATGtctcattgaaaataaaatccatGGCAAAG GGGTTGCTATGTGAGACAGTGCAACAATTTCGGCAGAGTTTAGTGAACCCCTTCTCTGAGAGGTTCATGTGGCCAAAGAGCTCTCCTCGAGGACTGACTTGGTCTTGCCAAGATGATTTAGTTTTAAGGGAGAAATATTGTGGATTGCCATCAAAAGCTGGTTTGAAGCTCATTACTTTCCATGATTAG
- the LOC114369388 gene encoding FHA domain-containing protein PS1-like isoform X5 → MSEDIVSVCCDEERKIHSEDEALGVPNGTETSCFPTNSCVENIICDCQLSPPYIQSPPCAQPVDELDNTKKIEARLEVEMPGETNLLCTLREYLKHNICLPVVEAVQGTKMQQFQAPHDTFTGQPPSLEMHWSSFQINIDPSSFDEKHAAAVPVIPTESEFGCTHGDNDKVEGILTTAPRSFNSENTCLIVDEDIPDSEFHKMEVVEEVSVDSVPDGEKQDEMHGSSSPTNLDPAFLDEKHVAAVAVIPTESEFGCTYGDNDKVEDILTTGSRTFNSENTCLIVDKDIPDSEFHQMEVVEEISVDSVPDEEKQDECDEENLNGKSCREEGYSLDEVVEDNGNKCIKNIDPASFDGKGLTAVSVIPTEFEFGCTLGDNERIEDILEMESRTINSENTSLLDEKAIAVTKFQLVNIVEEGGYSLDEVVEDNGNKCIKNIDPASFDGKGLAAVTVIPSESEFGCTLGDNERIEDILEMESRTINSENTSLLDENAIAVTKFQVVNIVEEVAMDSISDGNKCIKNIDPASFDGKGLAAVTVIPSESEFGCTLGDNERIEDILEMESRTINSENTSLLDENAIAVTKFQVVNIVEEVAMDSISDGEKQDKCGKELESKLPASLNAKSCHEQGKSVAEIAEDTGKKCASSISSTSFQVESPNSSMPREQTPQSLTAVTRCSGGEFLENHVKPTEKSSAFGSIWSRCKPASAPLVQARKSRFMSTAKVGTEVKRSNEKNVAINKLMPKDLSAVFDEEKEAFILNKENLSPNTYHLQFMRKRDKPEEIKHSISQRSPNLSYFSPRIYLDKRISSVSNKVNQTPKVAQEWKSQRKPLQCHINLVHEQDMMELKKNRVEKVAPFPSLMNSGGNHKSVTVSAAKSIDDVPICGQISNKCTKTSQHTSREQKRSWDMVVDTASLLNKESRKALQLLQGLKGTRLIIPSLVIRELGSMKQKFRIFRTTSEASLALEWIEECLEKTRWWIHIQSSMEEFRLTALTHHASPQTRFIEESWAFPGFTLKKCASPKVEDHILDSALQYGRKENVGQLVLLSSDVSLKIKSMAKGLLCETVQQFRQSLVNPFSERFMWPKSSPRGLTWSCQDDLVLREKYCGLPSKAGLKLITFHD, encoded by the exons ATGTCTGAAGACATTGTTTCTGTTTGTTGTGATGAAGAAAGGAAGATCCATTCTGAAGATGAGGCATTGGGAGTTCCCAATGGAACTGAAACATCATGTTTTCCTACAAACTCTTGTGTTGAAAACATAATTTGTGACTGTCAATTATCACCCCCATACATACAATCACCCCCTTGTGCACAACCGGTTGATGAGCTTGATAACACCAAGAAAATTGAAGCTCGTCTCGAAGTGGAGATGCCTGGAGAAACTAATTTGCTTTGCACATTGAGGGAATATTTGAAACACAACATATGTCTGCCAGTTGTGGAAGCAGTCCAGGGGACCAAGATGCAGCAATTTCAAGCCCCACATGATACTTTTACCGGACAACCACCTTCCTTGGAAATGCATTGGTCCAGCtttcaaataaatattgatCCTTCGTCTTTTGATGAAAAACATGCTGCTGCAGTGCCTGTAATACCTACAGAATCTGAATTTGGATGCACACATGGAGATAATGACAAGGTTGAAGGTATTTTAACTACTGCACCAAGAAGTTTCAATTCTGAGAACACATGTTTGATAGTTGACGAAGATATCCCTGATTCTGAATTTCATAAAATGGAAGTTGTTGAAGAAGTTTCTGTGGATTCAGTACCTGATGGAGAAAAACAAGATGAAATGCATGGGTCAAGCTCACCTACAAATCTTGATCCCGCGTTTTTAGATGAAAAACATGTTGCTGCAGTGGCTGTAATACCTACAGAATCTGAATTTGGATGCACATACGGAGATAATGACAAAGTTGAAGATATTTTAACTACTGGATCAAGAACATTCAATTCTGAGAACACATGCTTGATAGTTGACAAAGATATTCCTGATTCTGAATTTCATCAAATGGAAGTTGTTGAAGAAATATCTGTGGATTCAGTACCTGATGAAGAAAAACAAGATGAATGCGATGAAGAGAACCTGAATGGTAAATCTTGCCGTGAGGAAGGGTACTCACTAGATGAAGTAGTTGAAGATAATGGAAACAAATGCATTAAAAACATAGATCCTGCATCTTTTGATGGAAAGGGCTTGACTGCAGTATCTGTAATACCCACAGAATTTGAATTTGGATGCACACTCGGAGATAATGAAAGGATTGAAGATATTTTAGAAATGGAGTCAAGAACTATCAATTCTGAGAACACATCCTTACTAGATGAGAAAGCTATTGCTGTTACCAAATTTCAACTAGTCAATATTGTTGAGGAAGGGGGGTACTCACTGGATGAAGTAGTTGAAGATAATGGAAACAAATGCATTAAAAACATAGATCCTGCATCTTTTGATGGAAAGGGCTTGGCTGCAGTAACTGTAATACCCTCAGAATCTGAATTTGGATGCACACTCGGAGATAATGAAAGGATTGAAGATATTTTAGAAATGGAGTCAAGAACTATCAATTCTGAGAACACATCCTTGCTAGATGAGAATGCTATTGCTGTTACCAAATTTCAAGTAGTCAATATTGTTGAAGAAGTTGCTATGGATTCAATATCTGATGGAAACAAATGCATTAAAAACATAGATCCTGCATCTTTTGATGGAAAGGGCTTGGCTGCAGTAACTGTAATACCCTCAGAATCTGAATTTGGATGCACACTCGGAGATAATGAAAGGATTGAAGATATTTTAGAAATGGAGTCAAGAACTATCAATTCTGAAAACACATCCTTGCTAGATGAGAATGCTATTGCTGTTACCAAATTTCAAGTAGTCAATATTGTTGAAGAAGTTGCTATGGATTCAATATCTGATGGAGAAAAACAAGATAAATGTGGGAAGGAGTTGGAGTCAAAGTTGCCGGCTTCCCTGAATGCGAAGTCCTGTCACGAACAAGGTAAGTCAGTGGCTGAGATAGCTGAAGATACTGGAAAAAAATGTGCAAGCAGCATCTCCTCCACATCATTTCAAGTAGAATCACCAAATTCTTCGATGCCTCGGGAACAGACCCCTCAATCTCTCACTGCTGTGACAAGATGCTCTGGAGGGGAGTTCCTTGAAAACCATGTCAAACCAACAGAGAAAAGCTCAGCCTTTGGCAGTATCTGGTCAAGGTGTAAGCCTGCTAGTGCTCCCCTAGTTCAAGCCAGAAAGAGTAGATTTATGAGCACAGCTAAGGTTGGCACTGAAGTTAAAAGGAGTAATGAGAAGAATGTtgccataaataaattaatgccgAAGGATCTTTCTGCTGTTTTTGATGAGGAGAAAGaagcattcattctaaataaggAAAATTTAAGCCCAAATACCTATCACTTGCAGTTTATGAGAAAGAGAGATAAGCCAGAAGAAATTAAACATTCCATATCACAAAGGTCACCCAATTTGAGCTATTTTAGTCCCAGGATCTATTTAGACAAAAGAATAAGCAGTGTTTCAAACAAAGTGAACCAGACTCCAAAAGTAGCTCAAGAATGGAAGTCACAAAGAAAGCCTCTTCAATGTCATATCAACTTGGTCCATGAGCAAGATATGATGGAGTTAAAAAAGAACAGAGTGGAAAAGGTAGCACCCTTCCCATCACTAATGAACTCAGGAGGGAACCATAAATCAGTGACTGTTTCTGCTGCAAAAAGCATTGATGATGTGCCTATTTGTGGACAGATTTCAAATAAGTGCACTAAAACTTCT cAGCATACTAGTAGAGAACAAAAGAGGAGCTGGGACATGGTTGTAGACACTGCTTCTCTTCTGAACAAGGAGTCAAGGAAAGCTTTGCAGCTTCTACAAGGCCTCAAGGGGACTCGTTTAATCATTCCAAGTTTGG TCATAAGGGAACTCGGCAGCATGAAgcaaaaatttagaattttcagAACAACTTCAGAGGCTTCTTTGGCATTAGAGTGGATTGAAGAATGCTTGGAGAAAACAAGGTGGTGGATTCATATCCAAAGCTCAATGGAGGAGTTCAGGCTGACAGCTCTAACCCATCATGCTTCTCCTCAGACTCGGTTTATTGAAGAGAGTTGGGCTTTTCCTGGTTTCACCTTGAAGAAATGTGCTTCACCTAAAGTTGAAGATCACATCCTTGACTCTGCCCTTCAATATGGAAGAAAGGAGAATGTTGGACAACTTGTCCTTCTTAGTAGTGATGtctcattgaaaataaaatccatGGCAAAG GGGTTGCTATGTGAGACAGTGCAACAATTTCGGCAGAGTTTAGTGAACCCCTTCTCTGAGAGGTTCATGTGGCCAAAGAGCTCTCCTCGAGGACTGACTTGGTCTTGCCAAGATGATTTAGTTTTAAGGGAGAAATATTGTGGATTGCCATCAAAAGCTGGTTTGAAGCTCATTACTTTCCATGATTAG